The region GGAGACGATGCCCCGATGGTCGGGCAGCGGCTGCGGGCCGCCATCACCGCCACCGACCGGGCGAGCGCGCGGCGGGTCACCATTCCGCTGCGCGGCATGGGCCTGGACAGCCTGCCCCCGTCCGAGCTGCGTGCGTTGGCGGACGCGATCACGACCGGCCGACCGACCGACGGGCGCGACGACGGTGCGCATGCCGTCGCCGTCCAACTGCACCGCCTGGCGGCGCACCCCCGCTAGACCGGCGGTACCGGCACCCCGGCTGTGGCCGCTGATACGGGTGGGCTTCTTGTGGTGCCCGGTGCAGATGAGTCGAATCGTGGCCCTGGACAGGGCGGGCCGGGCAGGCTCACCATCGCGTTATGGGATAGCAGCGTCGCGGGAGGTGCCATGGTCACCGGTCCGGTCCAGCAGCCGTCACTCGTCGCCCGGCCGCGTGCGGCGCACCCCGTCGATCCGCATCCCATCGGGTTACCCGGTGAGCCCCGCCCGGCCGGGCTCTCCGGCGACGTGCACGCCTTCGGCCGGGCCGTCGCCGTCGCCACCACCGAGCCGTGCTGGCGCGAGGAGGTCCTGCTGCGGCTGCGTCCGGTGCGGCGGGGCTTCGCCGAGCACGTCCGGGTCACCGAGGGCCCCGCAGGCCTCTACCGGGAGCTGCTCACCCAGTCGCCGCGGCTGGAGCACGGGGTGCGGTTGCTGACCCGGGAGCACGCGGCGATCGTGGCCACGCTCCTCGCGGTTCAGCGGATCGCCGAGCAGGCCGAGGCGCACCCGGACGAGCTGCGGCATCGAGCCGGGCACCTGCTGCGGAAGTTGGCCCGGCACCGGCGACGCGGCGCGGACCTCCTCTGGGAGGCGTACCAGACGGATCTGGGCGGCGAGACCTGAGCCCGCGTCGGGGAACCAGGGCGTCGGTGGCCGCGTCGAACCGGTCATGCGTCGACCGGTCCTGCTGCTCGTGCTCCCGTTGCTACTGGTGGCGGGCTGTGCCCCCACCCGTGCGGATCTGTTCGACGGTCCCAGCGACCCCCAGCGTGCCGAAGCCTTCGACCAGCGGGCCGCCCAGGTCGCCGAGGCGTGGCAGCCCGGCCCGGACTGGCGCACGGGGTACGTCCCCCTGCAGGGGCCGACAGTGCTCACCGGTGACCCGCGCTTCACTCCCGACACCGAGGCGGCGTTTCGGGCCGGCTGGTACCGGGCGCAGGTCCCGATTCCGCCCACCCGGGTCGGCGGTGAGATCCGGTTCCCGGACGGCCGGCTGACACTGCCGCTGGTCAGCGCCGCCGAGGCGTACCGTCAGCTCGACCAGGGCGACCCGCTGCCCTGCCCGGGGCGACCGAAGCGACCCGGCCTGCCCACCCCCGGCGGCCCCACCGTCGAACCCGGGCCGGACGGTTGGACCACCAGCACGCCGCAGACCGCCTGCCTCTCGCTCACCGTCACCGGGGTCAACCTCGGCACCGTGCCGGTCCGCACGAGCCGGGGTGAGGCGCAGGTCCCGGCCTGGCTGTTCGACGTCGAGGAGCTGGCCACCCCGGTCGCGCGGCTCGCCGTCGCACCCACGGCGGTGGGTGCGGTGCCCGAACCCACAGCGCCGGCCGGGCCGCTGCCGGACGGGTTGGTGGCCGCCCAGGACCTCGCGGCGGTCGACGGCACCCGGTTGACGGTTCGGCTCGGCGTCGGTGCCTGCGACACCGCGATCACGCCGCTGGTGAGGGAACGGCCGGACGTCGTGGTGGTCGGTGGCAGCGTCACCCGATCCGCCGGCGAGTGCATCGCGCTGCTCAAGGTGCAACCGGTCACCGTCACCCTCGCGGCGCCGCTGGGCGCCCGCCCGGTGCTCGACGTGTTCACCGGCGCTGCACTGTCGATCGCGTCGCGCTGACCGTGCGGCTCAGAGGATGCTCGGCACGTCGGTGCTGATCGGTACGGGCAACACGGTGGGTCGGTCGGCCCGCAACCCGGCGGCGAGCGCGACGCCGAGCTGGTCGGGGGTCTCCACCACCTCGGTCGCGCAGCCGTATCCGGCCGCGATCGCGATGATGTCCAAGCCGGGCAGGTCCAGGCCGGGCACCCCGGGAGTGTCCTTCAGCTCGGCGAACGCCTTGAGGATCGCGTACTGCTTGTTGACCGGGACGACGACCACCACCGGCAGGGCGAGACGCGCGGCGGTCCACAGCGCCTGTACCGAGTAGTGGAACGAGCCGTCACCGATCACCGCCACCACCGGTCGCCCACGCCCGGTGTCCCGCTCGGCGAGGGCCACCCCGATCGCGGCCGGCAGGCCGTAGCCGAGACCGCCACTGGCCATCGTGAAGTACGACGCCGGGCGGTTGACCCGGAGCTGGCGGCGCAGCGCGGACAGATTGGAGGGTGACTCCTGGACCAGCACGCCGTCCGTCGGCCAGTGCGCGGCCAGCGCGGCGAACAGGGCGTCGGCGCTCAGCGGGGTGGTGACCTCGGGCGGCGCCGGTGCCGCCCGCGGCGCGGGCGGTGGCCGGTCGGCCGGTGGCACCCGTTCGGCCAGCGCGGCCAGGGTCAACCCCGGGTCGCCGAGCAGGCTGTCCCCGACCGGGGCGCGGGCGGCCTCGTCGGGGTCGTCGGTGACGTGGAGCAGCCGGGCGCCGTCGGGGAGGTGCCCGCCGGGCACGTACGGGTAGTAGCGGAACACCGGCGCGCCGACGACCAGCACCGTGTCGTGGCCACGCAGCGCGTCGGCCAGCGGCCCGATCGCGTACGGCAGCACCCCGCGGAAGTGCGGGTGGTCCTCGGGGAACACGGCCCGCTCGGGGGCGGGGGCCGACCAGACCGGTGCGGCCAGCCGCTCGGCCAGCGCGACCGCGGTCGACCAACTCCCGGAGCGGTCCACCCCCGGGCCGTACACCAGCACCGGGTTGCGGCTGCCGGCGAGGATCCGGGCGAACTCGTCCAACCGCTCCGGGTCCGGTGCGAAGCGGGTGGCCACCGAACGTGGCGCGGGCGGTGGGTCGGCCGGCTGGGCCCAGTCGTCCATCGGCAGCGAGAGGAAGACCGGGCCGGCGGGTGGTTGCACCGCTGTCGCGTACGCCCGCAGCACCGCCGCCGGGATGTCCTGCGCCCGCGCGGGCTCGTAGGCCCACTTGACGTACGGCTGGGGCAGCTCGGTGGGGCGACGGTTGGTCAGTCGGGGTTCGAGCAGCAGCATCTCCCGGGTCTGCTGGCCGGCGCTGACGATCAGCGGGGTCTTGTTGTGCCAGGCGGTGACCAGGTTGCCCATGCCGTTGCCGGTGCCCGGCGCGGTGTGCAGGTTGACGTGGGCAGGCGCACCGCTGGCCTGGGCGTACCCGTCGGCCATCGCCACCGCGGTCGCCTCGTGCAGCGCGTGGACGTAGTGGAAGTCGGCGGGGAAGTCCTGGAGGAACGGCTCCTCGGTAGAGCCGGGGTTGCCGAAGACCGTGGTCATGCCGAGGGTGCGGAGCACGTCGTACGTCGCGTCCCGGACCGTTGCCATCGCCACCCGCCTCCGCGTCGCGGGCACGGACGACCATGGTCACCCTCCCGATCAGCCGAATCTATCGGGATGTGACGGACCTTTCGGGCGTTTCTCCACCGACTGTGGCCAAGAGCATCGATCACCAGGAGCTTCGTCGTCGGGGCTGTCGAATCTCCGTCTTAACTGTCCGATCACCTGCCGGTCAGACCTTAGCCAGCGCCCGGGACGCAGGCTATGGTGCCAGGCATGGCGTTGACAGCGCGGTCGATCCCGGCGCCCCGGTCGGATCCGGCAGATGACCGATCCCCGGCGCGGGCTCACGGTTGATGGGTGTGTGGGATGCAGGGAGAGGGCCAGGCGATCGGCGGACGGGCGATGGAGTCGATGACCGGGCGGCTGCTGGTCGCGACTCCGGCGCTCAAGGACCCGAACTTCGACCGTACGGTGGTGCTGCTGGTCGCCCACGAGCCGGGCGGTGCGCTCGGCGTGGTGTTGAACCGCGCCACTGAGGTGCCGGTGGCCGACGTGCTCGGCGACTGGAGTGACCTGGCCCGCCACCCGGCGGTGCTGTTCGAGGGCGGCCCGGTGCAGCCCGACTCGGCCATCTGCCTGGCCCGCATGCGACACCCGATGCGTCGGCTCAAGGGCTTCCACCAGGTCTCCGGGGCGGTCGGCACGATCGACCTCTCGGTCGATCCGGAGCGGCTGAGGGAGGGCATCGGCGGCATCCGGGTCTTCGCCGGCTACTCGGGCTGGGGCGGCGGCCAGTTGGAGCAGGAGATCGCCGACGGTTCCTGGTTCGTGCTGGACGCGCTGCCCGGTGACGCCTTCGTCGACCGGCCCGACGACCTGTGGCCGATGGTGCTGCGCCGGCAGGGCGGGATGATGGCCGCCGTCGCGCACTTCCCCCCGGACGTGGCGCTCAACTGACCCGGCTCGGCAAGGGACCCCGCGAGATGACCATGCCGGCCGGTCTGTGTATAGTTTCCCAGTGCCCGGGCGACCGGGACGACAGCAAGGGGCCGTGGCGCAGCTGGTAGCGCACCACACTGGCAGTGTGGGGGTCAGGGGTTCGAGTCCCCTCGGCTCCACCTTGTTGCACAGCAGGTCAGCGGCTTAGTCGGAGAACATCGGCTAGGCCGCTGATTGTTTTTGCGGTCCTGGGCGCGACCAGCGCCTAGCCGACGATCGGTGACCACTCCCGTTGGCCGACGATCGTCACCCCGGGGGTGCGGTAATACGGGTCCTCAGCGAGGATGGCGGCGAACGCCTCGGCGTCCGCGACGTCGAAGATCAGGAGCGCGCCCGAGTCGTCGGAGAATGGCCCGGCCATGACCAGGCGGCCCTCCTGACGCAGAGCCTGGAGACGTTCCCGGTGCGCGGGCCGGGCGGCCAGCCGGTCGGGTTCGTCGCCGAAGGACAGCTCCAAGATGAACACGGTTCCTCCTCCTGAAGGCGGTCTCCCGGAGCACCCTAGTCGACGCGCGGTGCCATCGCCGCCGCACCGAGGGCGCCCGGCCCAGGGGCCACGGCAAGGGCCGGCGGGCGCGCGGTGGCCCGACTCGCAGAAGTCACGCCGCTGGGCTCGCACCCGCTGGGGACAGCCGTGGCGAAATCGTCGGTAGACGGACAGTGAAGGTCGCGCCGGCACCGGGCCAACTGTCGGTGGAGATCGTCCCGCCGTGGCTGGTGACCACCTCGCGCAGGAGGGCCAGGCCCAAACCGAAACGCCGGTCCTTGGCCCCGGCGCCGCGGTGGAAGCGGTCGAAGAGGTGCCTCGCGTCGGCGGGGTCGAACCCGGCTCCGCTGTCCGTGACCACCAGGTCCGCGTCGCGGCGGGAGGTGCGGAGGGTGACGTCGATGCGGCCGCCGGGCGGGGTGTGGGTGAGGGCGTTGGCGAGCAACTCGCCGACCACGCGGCGTAGGGCCGAGGCGACTCCGGGGACGAGGACCGGAGCGTCCGGGACGGTCAGGTGTACCTGGACACCCTGCTCCGCGGCGCGGTCGGCCTCGCAGTCGACGGCCTCGGCGGCGAGACGAGCCAGGTCGACGGGCTCGGAGGGGTGCCGGTCGGCTGGCATGGCGGCGAGGCGGGCGGAGAGCAGGAGTTCGTCGACGATCTCGCCGAGGCGGCGGGTGGTCTGGATCAGGCGGTCGTAGTCGGCGCGGTCGGCGCCGGCGCGGCGGGCCAGTAGCTGGGCGCGGGTGTGGACCTGGGCGATGGGGGTGCGCAACTCGTGGCTGGCGTCGGCGACGAAGCGGCGTTGCCGGTTGAGCGCCTCGGCGAGCGGTGCCACGGCTCGGCGGCCGACGATGATGCCCGTGAGTACCGCCGCGGCGATGCCGACCATCGCGGCGAGGAGGAAGGCGGCGAGCAGGTGACGCCGGTCGGAGAGTTGGAAGCGGGCGTCGAACACCGCTTGCACGACGCCGGTGCCGCGCGGCTGGGTGCGGACGTAGTAGGTAGTGCCGTTGCGGCTGATCTTGTCGCTGCGAACCTGACGGTCGAGGGCCACCGCGTCGATGGCGGACCGCAGTGGGAAGCCCGGAGGTGGCGGGTTCCGGCCCGAGTCGATGCTGCCGCCGTCGTACAGGATGATCCAGTTGCAGCCCGGCGGCCCGTCGATCGTGCCGTGGACCGCACCGTAGGTGAGCTCCCGTTCGATCTGTTCGTGCTGACTGTGCAGCAGTGTGGCGTAGGAGATGGCGGCGCCCAGGGCGAGCAGCGCGGTGATGGTGAGCCCGACGAGCATGCTGACCCGCACCCTGGCCCGGCGCAGCATGGTGTCCTCGAAGCTCACAGGGTCCCCAGCCGGTAGCCGAGGCCGTGCACGGTCCGGATCACCGAGCGGCCGAGCTTGCGCCGCAGGTAGTAGACGTACGTGTCGACCAGGGACGCCGCGGCCGCCTCGTCGAAGACCCGGCTGCGCAGCTCGGAACGGGAGTGGACGGTGTGCGGCCGGGCTGCGAGAACCCGTAGCAGCTCGAACTCGCGTGCGGACAAGGCGATCCGGGTGCCGTCGCGCAGGACGGCGTCGCGCACGGAGAGGTCGAGCTGGCCCGAACCGAGCCGTAGCACCTCGGTCGACTCGGAGGTCCGGCGGCAGAGGGCCCGGATGCGGGCGCTCAGCTCGTCCAGGTCGAAGGGTTTCGTCAGGTAGTCGTCGGCACCCGCGTCGAGGCCGGCGATCCGGTCCTGGACGGTGCCGAGCGCGGTCAGCAGCAGCG is a window of Micromonospora sp. WMMD961 DNA encoding:
- the mdlC gene encoding benzoylformate decarboxylase; the protein is MATVRDATYDVLRTLGMTTVFGNPGSTEEPFLQDFPADFHYVHALHEATAVAMADGYAQASGAPAHVNLHTAPGTGNGMGNLVTAWHNKTPLIVSAGQQTREMLLLEPRLTNRRPTELPQPYVKWAYEPARAQDIPAAVLRAYATAVQPPAGPVFLSLPMDDWAQPADPPPAPRSVATRFAPDPERLDEFARILAGSRNPVLVYGPGVDRSGSWSTAVALAERLAAPVWSAPAPERAVFPEDHPHFRGVLPYAIGPLADALRGHDTVLVVGAPVFRYYPYVPGGHLPDGARLLHVTDDPDEAARAPVGDSLLGDPGLTLAALAERVPPADRPPPAPRAAPAPPEVTTPLSADALFAALAAHWPTDGVLVQESPSNLSALRRQLRVNRPASYFTMASGGLGYGLPAAIGVALAERDTGRGRPVVAVIGDGSFHYSVQALWTAARLALPVVVVVPVNKQYAILKAFAELKDTPGVPGLDLPGLDIIAIAAGYGCATEVVETPDQLGVALAAGLRADRPTVLPVPISTDVPSIL
- a CDS encoding YqgE/AlgH family protein, which translates into the protein MQGEGQAIGGRAMESMTGRLLVATPALKDPNFDRTVVLLVAHEPGGALGVVLNRATEVPVADVLGDWSDLARHPAVLFEGGPVQPDSAICLARMRHPMRRLKGFHQVSGAVGTIDLSVDPERLREGIGGIRVFAGYSGWGGGQLEQEIADGSWFVLDALPGDAFVDRPDDLWPMVLRRQGGMMAAVAHFPPDVALN
- a CDS encoding YciI family protein translates to MFILELSFGDEPDRLAARPAHRERLQALRQEGRLVMAGPFSDDSGALLIFDVADAEAFAAILAEDPYYRTPGVTIVGQREWSPIVG
- a CDS encoding HAMP domain-containing sensor histidine kinase, which codes for MSFEDTMLRRARVRVSMLVGLTITALLALGAAISYATLLHSQHEQIERELTYGAVHGTIDGPPGCNWIILYDGGSIDSGRNPPPPGFPLRSAIDAVALDRQVRSDKISRNGTTYYVRTQPRGTGVVQAVFDARFQLSDRRHLLAAFLLAAMVGIAAAVLTGIIVGRRAVAPLAEALNRQRRFVADASHELRTPIAQVHTRAQLLARRAGADRADYDRLIQTTRRLGEIVDELLLSARLAAMPADRHPSEPVDLARLAAEAVDCEADRAAEQGVQVHLTVPDAPVLVPGVASALRRVVGELLANALTHTPPGGRIDVTLRTSRRDADLVVTDSGAGFDPADARHLFDRFHRGAGAKDRRFGLGLALLREVVTSHGGTISTDSWPGAGATFTVRLPTISPRLSPAGASPAA
- a CDS encoding response regulator transcription factor; protein product: MTRLLLVEDDSELRGMVAETLTDEGYVVDQAPDGQRGLHLGLTRPYDVMVIDRLLPALDGLDLVVRLRSRAVVARALLLTALGTVQDRIAGLDAGADDYLTKPFDLDELSARIRALCRRTSESTEVLRLGSGQLDLSVRDAVLRDGTRIALSAREFELLRVLAARPHTVHSRSELRSRVFDEAAAASLVDTYVYYLRRKLGRSVIRTVHGLGYRLGTL